One window from the genome of Hemiscyllium ocellatum isolate sHemOce1 chromosome 27 unlocalized genomic scaffold, sHemOce1.pat.X.cur. SUPER_27_unloc_16, whole genome shotgun sequence encodes:
- the LOC132807376 gene encoding zinc finger protein 239-like, with amino-acid sequence MEKPWKCGDCGKGFRVPSALETHRRSHTREKPFSCPECGKAFSDSSALLRHRRVHTGERPFSCPECRKSFSDSSARLRHLRVHTGERPFSCLKCGKAFNDSSALIRHQRLHTGERPFRCPDCGKVFTRSSHLVIHQRVHTGEKPFPCPKCGKAFSDSSDLLAHRRVHTGERPFTCSVCGKCFTCSSDLLKHQRVHTGERPYSCSECGKGFTQASHLLTHRWVHTGERPFTCLECGKGFAVSSSLLTHQRVHTGERPFACPECGQRFTMSCSLNKHQRRHQCSQQSDSAGNAAEGHPQD; translated from the coding sequence atggagaaaccatggaagtgtggcgactgcggGAAAGGTttccgtgtcccgtctgccctggagacacatcggcgcagtcacaccagggagaagccattctcctgtcctgagtgcgggaaggccttcagtgattcctctgccctgctgaggcaccggcgagtgcacacaggggagaggcccttcagctgccctgagtgcaggaagagcttcagcgattcctccgccCGGCTGAGGCACTTGCGGgtgcacacaggggagaggcccttcagctgcctcaagtgtgggaaggccttcaacgATTCCTCCGCCCTGATAAGGCACCAGCGGctgcacacaggggagaggcccttccgcTGCCCTGATTGTGGGAAGGTGTTCACTCGCTCCTCCCACCTCGTGattcaccagcgggtccacaccggtgAGAAGCCCTTCCCCTGCCCCaaatgtgggaaggccttcagcgattcctctgacctgctggcccaccggcgggtccacactggcgagaggccattcacctgctctgtctgCGGGAAGTGCTTCACATGCTCttccgacctgctgaagcaccagcgtgtccacactggggaaaggccctacagctgctctgagtgtgggaagggctttacccaggcatCCCACTTGCTGACACACCggtgggtccacactggggagaggccgttcacctgcctcgagtgcgggaagggctttgctGTCTCCTCCAGTCTACTgacgcaccagcgggtccacactggagagaggccgtttgcctgccctgagtgtgggcaGAGGTTCACAATGTCCTGCAGTTTGAACAAGCACCAGCGGAGGCACCAATGCTCCCAACAATCAGATTCTGCCGGTAACGCTGCTGAGGGTCACCCCCAGGACTGA